GGCCCATGCTTCATGCCCTCGTGTGGACTCCCCTCAACTCACTGCCCTCCACGCCCTTCCTGCTGACCTTACCCAGCCTCACTGCTAGACTGGCCCTGGCTCTTTTGGTTCGGGATGTCACAGAAGACTGTCTGCACTTGCCGCCCACACGTGTGCACGCCTGAGACAGCCtggctccagcccctctcccaccttccccaGGGCTTTACGGGCCAAGCATCTGGAGGTGTGAGAATGAACGCGTGGGTTGAATGGAAGCTCCGTGGGGCTCCCAGCTTCCACGTTGATTCTCTGCTGCTTCCTGGGTCTCAGGGCTGCCGTAGCCTGGTTCTCTAGTTTTTCTCACAATAAATGCCATGCAGAAGACTGGCAGGTCTGCTGCCTCAGGGAGGATCTGCTAGAGGTGGGTTCTGGGCAGCCTGCACTCCCTCCCACTGCCCTGTTCTCCCTTAGCTCCCGGGACCTAGGGGAGCTGTCAGTCCTTGGAGCCTGGGTGCACTAGATCAAAGCCTGTGATCCCAAACCCAGAAATCTGATCCCCTAACTTCTTCCCAAGGGTGTGCAGTTGGAAGTAAGAGGTGGGGAACGAGTGACTTGAGATTTCTCCATGGTTGGCCAGTGTTTGAAACACGCAGTGACCACTGGTCTACATGAAATGCTTAGGATATAGAAGCAAATAAAGACCAGTCCTCACCCTCAAGCAGGCCCGCAGTGTTGAGGGGGAAACAACTGTGCCCATCACAGGGCACGCAGCATGCAGGGCTTGGGGACCCGGGCCCTGCAGCTACTTGCTGTATTCTTCTAAGATGAGAGCTTCCTGAGGTGTTCCTTCAGCCGTAGTAGATGGAAAGGATACCTTACTTCTTCTGTTCCATGCCCAGCTATTCTACTCCCTTCCCCcctctatttttcttcatagaaaaACAGAATGTTGGAGCATTCACCACCGTCCATTTATCTGCTCACCATCTTTCTCCCATGCTAGAATGTATGctctatgagggcagggattttgtttCATTCACGGCTCTGTCCCCAGCATCTAGAACCATACTCACAATAGGTACTAATTATATATGTTTGTGATTACATGAACCCATGAATCAACAATACTAGTTCTCTGTTAAGGTAAGAGAGTGCTCTCTGGGAAAAAATGATGCCACAATGTTCCATGGGTTATCACACATAAATCTCTCTGTAATACGAGTTGCCCCACAACCCACCCCCTCTtcttttttacaaatgagaaaacaggccAGTGAGGTAGAGGTAGGATTATTACCCAGGCTGTCCCTCTCCAAAGGCGATATGCTCTTTCTACAGTTCTTGCTTCTCTGACAAGGGTGGCAGGGAAGAGAGCTGGCTTTGCTCTGCCCCTGCTGTGTTCTGAGCAGCACACTGGTTACTCTGTAAACTTGGTTCTACCTAACCCCCTAATACTCCTTCAGAGATtggtatttttatccccattttgcccACAAGCACAGTCTGAGAGTTTAGTTTGCTCAGAGTAATCCAGTATACAAGGGGGGAGCTGGACCCACCTCCTGTCCTGTCTAATCCAAATATTTCTATCATAACAGCCCTCGCTCCATGAGCCAGAGGACTCACGTGAGGATTCTGACATGGTCAGTGTGTGTACCCCTCCTATGTATTCTTGATCTGGGTAAATACCATGGGGTGATTTTTGGGTCCCTCCGATCCTACCATGAGATGGTCCTGAGCTAAAACTTCATTTGCCCGTTGACTCCCTAAGCTCCTACACTGGCTGCTGAACAAGATTTTGAATTAACATAAATTCAGAGCCAGAGTCCAGTAACCCCTGCCATAGCCCAATCAACCTCAGACCACTTATACTCTGACAAAGTCAGGGTTATAGATCCATTACAGTGAGGGCAACAAACACACGAACGACAAGTGTCTcaccaaagaaaggaaaacagagttgTTACAGGACTTGGGAGGGGTGGAGTTTAGGTGAAATCTAAGTGGAGCAGTGTCTTGATAGGCAGGCAAGGCAGGGCTGAGTCATCGTGGGTCATCCTCAGGTCTGGACTGTGAAATGGACCTAAGCTCCTGTTTCCTTGGAAACCACAAAATTTAGATGTGGAACGTGGTGTCCAAAACTCATTATCTGATTCCAGCTGTAAATCAAGGCTGCTCCTCTGCGTCAGTGACTTAGATCCACCAAGAGTGGGGTGTTTCATTCTTGATGTCGTTTCCAACACTTGCTGATGTTACAGAATAAAGTTTCTCCACGAGCAAGAAAGCAGAGGCAGAATGTTGCATTTTGTAGCTGCACATCTCTTTGGGAGAAATATTGTTTCCTATTAACTCTGAAGCTGGTTTTTTTATCTGTGTCTGTTATTCTAGCCTGATGAACAGTTTAccagattttttctttctgagtccGAGCTAATTTTTACTTTCACATCCTTGAAAAGTGTGGGTATTTCCTGTCTTCTAATGTACAGTTACCCCATCAAATGGCCACATTCCCTTTGGGGGAGAGAATAAAACATAGTATAAATTTTGGGAAGAGTATCAGGGTCTTTCCCCAAGGGAAAGCTTGCCTCTTCTTCTTTCATGAGGTTCAGGTGTCTTTTCACcagatttaatgtttttttcactAGTATTGATATAACCTTTAGTAGGCTGCCTACTTATTTCAgtcaccatcaccattatccaGGGCCAAAACATGTGGTCAAACAATTCTATTACTACTCTTGCCCTGGGCCTGTTACAGTGACATGACTGCCCTGTCTTTGAAAGGGTTACATGCTACTGTCTGCTATTTGACCACCCCCACTGAGCATGGAAACCATTTTCATGACAGCCCCTCTTACCATCATTCCCAGCCTATAGAAAATAGCCACTGTAGtctttcatggatgctggcacgCCCATCACCAACGCATTTCTCAAAGCCTGGGTGAAAGAAGTGTCTCTAGACTCTCCTGGAGGACacaggcaggggtgggtgggcaggtccCACAGCATCCACTCCAGCATTCCCATCGCCCGAGCCTCTGACTGTCCTGCACTGTGAATTCAGGCAGATCTGACATACCAGCCTCATCAATGCAGGCCACACCGCATACAGACTTCCATCAGCCAGTCACTGCTGAGATAGCTCCCTGAATTAGCCATCTGTCATGTAACAAATTCAGTACATTCTCTCCTCTAGTCTAACAGCCCTAGAATCTATTCCCATTTACATTACCCAGGTTTCTGTTGATAGTAAACTGACAAAGTCTTGCCATTCTTTGCTATGAGGCATTCCCTCTCAGGTCACACTGCACTCATCCCCTGAGTACGCTGGGGTTCAGTTGCTAGAAGCAATCAAAATTGGCGTGTATTTAGGAAAACCCACATTCCACTGCAAGGTGACAGCTCAAGAATGTTGAGGCGGGTAGCTGAGGGTAATTCATTCTGATAaagttttccattgtatgtatgaaTAAAACCTTTTGTCTTTCCACCTACATTAGATTGTTAGCAGGTATTGCTATTACAAACacagctgctatgaacattttgggACACATCTCCTGGTTTTCACGCAAGTCTctgctgtgtgtatgtgtaggagTGGAATTGGGTTGTGGGCTATTTGCATCTTTATTAACAGTGCCGGAGTATTTTCCAGTGTGTTGTTCCAACTTCATTCCTATCAACAGTGTGTGAGAGTAACTGTTGCTCTACATTTTTTGCAACACTTGTCGTCatcaaacttttaatttttgctaatctgGTGAGTGTAATACGGCATCTCACAGTGATATCATTTTGCAGGCCCGCGATTACTAATGAGCTTTGCCCATCTTTTCATACAGGTCGGTTGTGGGAATACCTTGAGCAGTGGAGAAGCTTTAGCAGGTTTTGTAGCAGAGGCTGGTGGCGGAGGCAGGAAATCCTGGAGGCTGGACACAGGGGTGCTAGACCACGTGGTGCAGCCCCCATGCTAGGGACAGGGCATCTGCCAGCACTTCTGCCCACTGCTGAAGGAATGTCTCCAGGAGTCAGGCCTGGAACACAACTGCTGAACCCTAGCTCTTCTGTAGAGCTCACAGACTCAGGAGCAGCTGagatgcccccccaccccaagcccacATTTTAGGGACTTGGAACCTCAGTCCAGATGCCCTTGTGTCAGCATCTTTGTGCACCATCCCAGACCTacccctgtccccccaccccctgcactcACTCTAACCCTCTGTCCAGACCAGGCCACACCTGGCACGATGCTCCAACACCTGGAGATGTGGCCAAGCCCAAAGCCGATGCTGCTAGGACTATCTGAGTCCCCAGAGCAGGTTGCTAAGGTCGGGGCAGGACTTGCCCAGGCCAATTCTGGTGCCTATTTCTCCCATAGAGCCTGGTGCTGGTTGGGGGCTCATAAGTTCTGCTAAGAGCAGTAGGTTCCTTTCCAGCCCCTTTCCCATTCACAAGGCCCTCCTGTCCTCCAGCTATCCCTTCCTAGGTCGCTACCTACATGGCCTTCTAATGCCCCCACCCCCTATTCAAGGATCTGCTCTTGTCCACTCAACAAATACAGTAGCCCCAGCAGCCATCCTGCCCCTCTGGACACAGCCAACTGGTCAGGTGTTGACATCCAACCCAGGTGGGCCAGAGTCCATTCCCCAAACTCTGCACCCATGGCCACATTCATTGGAGTCCCACAGGTTTATGGGTACGTGAATGGACACCAGACCAGAGACTGGACAGCATCCTCTCCTTAGAATATGAATTAAAATACTAAGTTCCCAGCCTTATTCTGGCAGGTCTCTTGGAAGAAGCAGATGTGAACCCAGTAACTGTGGTGGCAGCCAGTTTTTCAGCCCAGTGCACTATTAAACTGAGAAGGCAGGTCTGCAGGGAAACCAGGATACAATCCAGGGGTGGGAAATCCAGAAACCTTTCCAGTTCCTGACTGCAGCTGTTTCCTCACCTGGGGCCCCGTAAGACCCCCCTGGATCCTGACAGATGGTGCTCCCTTCTTTGCTCAGGTTATCTTAAGTAGGTGTCTGTTACTTACAACTAGGAGCCCTAGTGCCCACAACTAACCCCTCAAACTTCCATCCTGCAGTTTTCTTCTGGTCCCATCTTCAGATACACAGAAGATGCTGCACGTATGCAGTGTTAAAGTGAAAACATCCCAGTGCAGTCCCGCTGCCTGGAAACTCAGGTCCTCAGACTCAAGGCAGCAGCTTGAGTCACTTGCTACCCACTCTTGCATGAACATAAGCAATAATGGAATCCACCCGCTACCTTTCAACGCTTGTGAATAAACGCATGAAACTCAAGTAAAACCTAAATTAGTGCGGAAAGAAGAAATGTCAACTACACATGATAAACCAGTAGGATTGGCAGGGGAACACACAACACATTAACAGGCACTTATGGGCAGACCATCATTTACAGCAGAAAGAGCAGATCTTGGTCCCCTTATGATTCACATCTTCAGTTGTGGTTCAAGAGCTAGTGGTGGAGGTCAAGGACATAGGTCATCCTCAGGAGTCCACCACACCAAGGCATCAGTGGAAATACCATAAGACAGGCAGACACAAGAAAAGTGAAGGGCTCCTGTGACCCCTCAGCACCTGCCCCCACTGTCTGGGGCGTCCTTTCTCCTGACAGCAAAGGCCACCCGAAGTCTCTGGGAATTTTACCTAATAATCCCATGTTCTGGCAATAGGCAGACACCAGAACTAACAAAACAACTCTGGATTTACAAATATGACACTCCTGACACCCACACAGGGAGCAGGTCCTGGCTGGGCCCCATGACCCACACCCTCATAGTGACGGCTGTCTGCCAGGAAGGCTGAGTCCTTGGGCAGCTCCTGCCGCACAAGCTTGAAGGTAGGGGCCCTTCTCAACACCCCCACACCAACCCCACCTACTGCCAATGTCCGGCCCCCAAGTCCGGTTAGGCTACAAAAGTGTTTCATGGGGAGCAGATCATCCAAACTGCAACCAACTCTACTAGTTCAATGAGTAGTAAACAATGTCTTCCTCCAAGTATTAACTGCCCTGAGTTCCTTCCAGTCATAATCCCACACAGCCTGTGGCAAGAACTACCAATACATGGAGATCTAAGGCAGGAGACTTCACCCGCCTGCTGTGCAGCAGGTAGGTGAGAGAGAACACCTGTCACCTCACCAGAACAGCGGCTCCAGGGGGACCTGAAAATATCCTTATTCTTCCCCGTGTGAGGGTATTGAGCCTGACCAAATAGAGCAACAGGAATAGGGGCATCTTCGGGATGAGTGCTAGACAGACGGTACGATGTCTGCTGACCAGAGCTCAACCTCCTGAATGTCAAAACTGTCCTGGCCACTGTCCATCTCCCTGTTTCTAGTACCTTTCAGGTGATGAAAGCCCGGGCCACAGGGGGGATTTTGGAAGGTTGTACATCTGCTGGCACTGTCACAAAACTCCTTTAGAAACAGCTTCTTCGCATCAACTGGGGAAACCGAAATGCCCTTCTCAACCACAGGTAATCGGCTGGGTTTAAGACGCCAGGCGGCACCAGGTGGATGGGCGCCCTGTGCTCCTCACCATGCAGCACAGAGAGGCTTCGAACCGTCAGGAGACAGTCTGGCTCCAATCAATACTAATGCCATCGCCCAGCTAGGTAAGACTGGCTAACAGGGATATTTATGACTGAAATGGACAACATTAGctatgtaaataaaattcagtACATTTTGGGTAAAACATTTAACTGAAAACTAAGACATAATCCAAACTCACTGCAGGAGTTACTCATAAAGACATTTTAGCCACACAACCTAAAACAGAGAATTAGAATAAAAGCTGAGGTTCTCAATTAAGTAAACTGTCCACCATATGtaaagatgaatgtataaagaaaaaaaccccacatatttCCTCCCGATTTGGCATTCTAATTGTATGGCTGCAAGGAAGACACTGCCACAGCCTCCGAGTCCTTGTGTCTCTTGCAAGGACGCCAAGGAGATCCTTGGAGCAAGAACAGGgaacttcttttccttccttccagaaGTCCTTTCTCTACAGCAGAAGGTGTAACTGGATAAAAAGCTCCAAGGCCCCATCTCAGACTGAAGCCAGGAGAGCCATGGGAGGAGCTTCTGACACAGCTCAGGAGATGAAGGTGTCCAGTCACCTCAGGAAAAGACAGACATGCCCTCTCTTTTTGGAACATGGCAATCGGGCAATGATTAGTAAAGTCACAAGCCAGAGGCTCCCAACTTTGGACCATCTTCCCATTTTCCTTCATTGATAACACATCTACAAGACCTATCCACCAAACCACATTAAGTGAAACATACAACTTCAATGGGCCAGAATTAGTCAGATGGGTCAGCCTCAGGACTGCAAGCTCCCTGCCTGGGGTGCTGGGGGTGCAGCGGGTGTGGGCCTGGGGCAGGTGCCCAGTGGGGGATCCACGACTGTGGGCGGCAGAGCCATGCGGTACCAGAGCCGCCCCCGagcagcctctctgtgcctcagtctcatTGTGAAACAGGGCTAATAAAAGTACCTACTTCACTGAggtgatgtgaggattaaatcagaaAACCCAGGAGAAGCATTCATCACAGTGCCTCGCACACACTAAGGTAAAAAGGTAAAGGTTTGTTGACTCAGTCAGAATTTTTGTCTAGCACATGATAACCATTATTATCACAGTGTATTaattccagttttaaaaaatgtcaaagcTATTTGTGGTGAAGTGTGCTTAGGAGAAGTATCATTAAGAGGCAGATTTTTCAATCAGCTCCTCAAAATTCTAAAACAAGTAAAGACCAATACTACTGCTATATAGACAAGAGCCTGGAAAATAAGGCCTGAGCCATAGGTCAAGTCAACATAAGGAAAAAAGGTCAGTTAACTTCTAAGAGAAAGTTTCTTTAATAAAGCAGGAAAATAGGAATAAACTTGTTATTGAAAAGGATACTATAAAGGAATAGAATGTCCAGCTATTAAGCAATTCACTGCTCCTCTTTCACTCCATTCTTACCCTGCCTTATTCATAAAGCGCCGTCCCACTGCAGCCCGTGCCAGATCCTGTTAGCCCCTTCTCGAGGGTTCACACACGGTACCAGCTTCTCATCAGACTCTCAACAGCCACTTTCAGTTGCCAGATTTGTTTCTAGAACTGTCTCTCACAGACTCCTTCTGCTGAATCTCTCATATTTATAACCCTTTTTCAGCCCATTTTGATGCTACTCTTTCCTCCACAAAAACAGAAGGAAGTGCCATAGAAACTTCTGGAGAATGGGGTTCTGAGGACACTGCAGCAAACCACACGTGATGAACCAGGGGCAGCCACTCTGAAGACTGTGCTCAGGAAATCAGCTCCCAGGATGTTTAGCATCACCTCAAGCATCAGGTGGGAGGACCACGGGCACTGAGACACCACTGACTAATACAGCTCCCAGGAGGGACAAAAGCATGTTTACAGCATGCAGACAGGGGTCCAAGGCTGACAAACAGCCTGCACGATAACCTACCCACGAAAAGGTGCTTAATGCCGTGTCCCTGCCTCACCTGGAATCCTGTCCTCTGGCAGCAGGAGGACCTGCCCTCCTCACCAGAGTCTGCTCGGTGCGAGGCCGCCCAGTGAAAGGGAACAGCTCCAACCACTCACCTTCTCTCCCTCAGAAGTGGATCTAGAATATACCAACAGAATCTGTAAGCTGTGTCCCAGGTCCCACGCGAGCCTGTGTCTACTTTAtgcctattccacccctccaattcacgggtttttttgttttcaaattaccCTGTAGGAAACCCCAGTTTACATGAGTCACCTGACTTCCTAGCACCATCTCAACAGTTTGAATCTACACACAAGCCTCACCTCATTCCTTAACAAACTCTACTTATACTCATATGCCTTCTCACCTCTGTGGATTACCGGATGCTGAAAAGGGACAACCCCTTTGAAGTTAAAGGTATCATATCCCtcaaaatagaacaaaaacattttgaaaaggccctacaaacaaacaaataagaaaacccCAACCCAATCACACTCGAAAGTTCAAGGATCTCAGTTACTTTTCCTGAAGCTGAAATAGAtgatgaagaggaaagaaaagaaagacaggggCCAAATGAAACATCTAACTGTACACTAAGGTCTGGTGCTATAAAAACATGATCTAGGAAAGTATATTTAAGTTGCATTCACTTAAAACACTCAAGCAGAGAGCCATCCTCTGGGTCTGAGGGAAGGCATGTTACCTTGGAACATTTACCACATAATTCAGCAGCCTGCCTTCAGTGAGCAGCACATTGGGAGATAGTTTAATTCCTTAAGAGCTGAATTTCCAAAAGGAAAGTCATAAACTGAGCTTTCTTATCAGTAGAACTCTCCTGCTGTAAAACTGTGAAGAATGTATCAGACAGAGTGAGTCACTCTCCACTATGAACCTTCCGGTGCTGCATGAATGCTGCCTGTGCGCCAAAGAGCTCCCCACACTCGTCACGCCGACAGGTTTGCTCTCCACCGTGGAGTCTGTGAACTTTCTCATGACTAATAAGAGATATTCTCTGGTTGTAAGTTTTCCCACATCTACTACACATGTAAGGTCGCTCTCCACTGTGGATTCTCTGATGTCGAATGAGGTGAGAGCTTTGTCGGAAGGATTTTTGACATTCAGTGCATTtatagggcttctctccagtgtgaattctctggtGTTGGATAAGGGACAAGCGTGCACTGAATGATTTCTCACATTCACTGCATgtgtagggtttctctccagtgtgaaccCTCTGATGCTGAATAAACTGTGAATGCTGGCTGAAGGCCTTGCCACActcactgcactcataaggcttCTCGCCGGTGTGAACCCTGAGATGCTGAATGAGGGAGGAGCGGACGTTGAAGGCCTTCCCACAGTCACTACACGTGTAAGGGCTCTCCCCAGTGTGAATTCTTCGATGGCGGATGAGGTGTGCGCTCTGGCTGAAAGCTTTCCCACAGTCGCCGCACTCATAGGGCTTCTCCCCATTGTGTGTCCTCTCATGCTTAATTAGGGTGGATATCTGTCCAAAGGTTTTCCCACACTTGCTACACTcatagggcttctctccagtgtgacTCCTCTGGTGCTGGATTAGGTGTGAGCCCTGACTAAAGGCCTTCCCACAGCTGTGGCACTCGTAGGGCTTCTCTCCGTTGTGCACTCTCTGATGCTGGACAAGGGAGGAGAGAACACTGAAGGCTTTGTCACACTCGTTACATTCATAGGGCCTCTCGCCATTGTGTGTCCTTTGATGGTGAATGAGATTAAAACTCTggctgaaagcttttccacacTCATTACACTcatagggcttctctccagtgtgaattcgCTGATGCTGAGTAAGGTGTCCCTTTTGACTGAAGGTTTTCCCACACTCATTACAcccataaggtttctctccagtgtgaattctctgatgctgGATGAGGGACAGGCGAGCACTGAAGGATTTCCCACACTCATTGCAGATATaaggcttctctccagtgtgaaccCTCTTATGTTGAATAACTTGTGAGTGCTGACTGAAGGattttccacattcattacacctatagggtttctctccagtgtggattctCTGATGAACAATAAGGGTTCGGTTCAGGCTAAAGAATTTTCCACATTCGTTACACTCATAGGGCTTTTCTCCTGTGTGAGTTTTCTGATGTTGAATGAGAGACAATCGTGCGCTGAAGGCTTTGCCGCACTCAGCACAGTCATGGGGTTTCTCTCCAGAATGGGTTCTCTTATGCTGAGTGAGGTGTGACTGTCTCCggaaggctttcccacactccACACACATGTATGGCTTCTCTGCACTATGCACTCTCTGATGATGGATCAGGTTAGAGCTATGACTAAAGGCTTTTCCACACTGACTGCACTCATGGGGCTTCACCTCAGTGTGAACTTGACAATGCTGAATGTAAGACGGACATGTGCTAAGAGCTTTCTCACATTCGTTAGCCTCACAGGGTCTTTCTCCAGTGTAAGTGTTACAGTGCTGCATGGCATAGGGACGGGCATGGGAAGCTCTGCCACCTTCCTCACACCCGCAGGGCTTCTCTCCACTGTGAATTCCCGGGTGCTGAATGAGAGCTCTGCTCTGACCAAAAGCTATTCCACACACAGCACActtttcaaaggctttttctggaCTGTTAATCCTCTGGTTCTCACTGAAAACTGAACTCTGCCCAGGCACTTTCACAAACACATCTGCCTGACAGGCTTGTTCTCCTACACAGAAACTTTGGAGGTTAGTGAGGTCCTTACTCGTTTGGAAGTTTTCTACACATGACACACACTGGTGGAGACTTTTCCCTGAAGACAGTCTGCAGTTTCTGACAGAACTTGCGTCTGCAGCGCAGTTTACCTCAGCTGCACTGAATTTCGGACCTCTTTCCCCCAAGGGGGTTTTCACATGTGTCACTGTCACTGGCCTGAAATTACTCTTCTGGGGGAAATCCTTCTTAAGTCCCGCCACTGCATATTTCCCCCAGCAATTATTTAGCTTTCCCTCAGTTTTAGTCATCTCTTCAAAATCAGATTCCTTGGAAATATTCCTTACAAGCTCTTCTAATTTTGTTCTCTGGGATTCCATTTCTTCAGAAATTTCCTGCTTTGgagtcaattcttttttttccttcctagagacataacctgaaaaaaaaaaaaaaaaaagagttactcaTGTTTTACTATGGGAAATACTTAGAGCATAAATAGAAACATTTATATGAAACAATTATCTCCTAGGAGGATTTGGATTTTCAGAATGCAAAACCAAAAATGACCTTactgggaagagaaaagagaaggcgAGGAGAGAGAAGCATGCTCTCAGAGCAATGAAAGCTGgtgtgggaaggaaggagggaagaaaggagggagggaagaaacccAAGGTGAAATGCCTCCATTTCAGATGGGCTAACCAGGCACAGATGGAGCAGGAACCTCGAGGTGTGACCTGAGGGAGAGGCGCCCTCAGAAGGTGAggagggaggacttccctggtggtccagtggttaggacttcaccttccaatgcagggggtgagggttccatccctggtcagggagctcagatcccacatgcctcaaaccaaaacataaaacagaagcaatattgtaacaacttcaataaagacttaaaaaaaaaaggtccacatcaaaaaaaaaaaaaaaaaaaaaaaaaaaaaaggcgaggagggagatggggaagtCAGTGGTGGAGGCTTGGACGGTCAGCACCTACACTGATGTCACTGCTGCACACTCTGTAAAAAAGGCATCTTCCGTGGCTTATACATAACAGGCattcaaacatttgttgaaaagtaaATGTATCACAAATGATATATAATGAATGAAGGGTACACTGAGTAACACataatgggaaaaattatttgaTGTGGACAACTTGGTTTCACAGAAGTAAATcatggaaaacagagaaaaatagaaacaaagaagcaaCCTACCCATTCAAATAGCAGGTATAGCACAAGGCAAAAAAGCCAAATGTGTACAACAGTCCACACCACATGTTCCCAATGGATAAAAGTACCTGAAAATTTGTAAAAACTGTGACACAACTGAATTCTGAGACTCAGTGAAAGGAAAtgtaccaaaaccaaaaccacccAGCCAAAAGCACTGAATCATGTGGCTACAAAGACCAGTGGAAGGACAACCTGGTGAGAACTGTGAGAGGGTAGCCTCTCAGTTTTGAGAGACTGCGAAAGCACAATGGACTCTCTCTTTTGTAAACAGTGGTTATTATTAGAGCTGTCACTTTCAGACTGTTTAGCCAGAACTGAGAGACTGAGCTGAAAATATTAACTGGGTGGGATCTAACACTGGGCTAAGTTGTCTTT
This sequence is a window from Orcinus orca chromosome 17, mOrcOrc1.1, whole genome shotgun sequence. Protein-coding genes within it:
- the LOC117199624 gene encoding zinc finger protein 252-like isoform X3; the encoded protein is MSSTLGFKSLKCTLDCIISPLDWTQRRARNGQVLVSFEEVAVLLSQEEWGHLGPAQKRLYRDVMLETYGNLVSLGLQGSKPDVISKLEQGEEPWTPHSPRIEGSWIRRRRRAGYVSRKEKKELTPKQEISEEMESQRTKLEELVRNISKESDFEEMTKTEGKLNNCWGKYAVAGLKKDFPQKSNFRPVTVTHVKTPLGERGPKFSAAEVNCAADASSVRNCRLSSGKSLHQCVSCVENFQTSKDLTNLQSFCVGEQACQADVFVKVPGQSSVFSENQRINSPEKAFEKCAVCGIAFGQSRALIQHPGIHSGEKPCGCEEGGRASHARPYAMQHCNTYTGERPCEANECEKALSTCPSYIQHCQVHTEVKPHECSQCGKAFSHSSNLIHHQRVHSAEKPYMCVECGKAFRRQSHLTQHKRTHSGEKPHDCAECGKAFSARLSLIQHQKTHTGEKPYECNECGKFFSLNRTLIVHQRIHTGEKPYRCNECGKSFSQHSQVIQHKRVHTGEKPYICNECGKSFSARLSLIQHQRIHTGEKPYGCNECGKTFSQKGHLTQHQRIHTGEKPYECNECGKAFSQSFNLIHHQRTHNGERPYECNECDKAFSVLSSLVQHQRVHNGEKPYECHSCGKAFSQGSHLIQHQRSHTGEKPYECSKCGKTFGQISTLIKHERTHNGEKPYECGDCGKAFSQSAHLIRHRRIHTGESPYTCSDCGKAFNVRSSLIQHLRVHTGEKPYECSECGKAFSQHSQFIQHQRVHTGEKPYTCSECEKSFSARLSLIQHQRIHTGEKPYKCTECQKSFRQSSHLIRHQRIHSGERPYMCSRCGKTYNQRISLISHEKVHRLHGGEQTCRRDECGELFGAQAAFMQHRKVHSGE